From Bacteroidales bacterium:
ACATGAAGTGTTAGTTCGGTATTTTTAATATTCTTTTTTTCAAGATTTTCAAACACTTTTTTTGTAAAATGTAGTCCTGCAGTTGGTGCTGCAACTGAGCCTTTATACTTTGAATAAATTGTTTGATAGTTTGATTTATCACTTTCTTCTGCTTTACGATTAAGATATGGGGGAATTGGTGTTACACCGATATTCTCAAGAACTTCGCTGAAAGTTAATTTTTTATCCCAGGTAAATTCAATTATTTGAGAATTGTTTTTACTTTTAATTTTTTCTGCTTTGAGGGAATATAGTTCATTATTAAAATAAAATGGTTTTACTAAACTTTGATTTTTCCATTTTTTTAAATTCCCAACAATACACTTCCAACTACATTTTCCCTTCTGCTGGAATGCAGAAACATATTCAGACGGAAAATAAGGTTCAAGACAAAATATTTCGATTTTTGCTCCTGTTTCTTTTTCAAATTCAAGTCTTGCCTGTATGACTTTTGTATTATTAAAAACAATTAAGCTATTATCACTAAAATAATCAGCAATATTTTCAAAATTATTATCAGTTATTGTGCCATTTTTAAAAACCAATAATTTTGATTTATCCTTCTGTTTAAGTGGGTACTTAGCAATTCGGTTATCAGGAAGCTCATAATTATAATCATCTAATAAAATGTTTTTTTCTGCTATCATTTTTATAAACATAATATTGCAAAAATAACTAACTTTATTGTTTTTTATATTAAGGTTTAAAAATATTAATATTATGACAATCAAACAGGGTGATAAGGTAAAATATTTAAGTGAAATTGGTGGTGGCACAGTTACTAAAATAATAAACAAAAATGAAGTTTATATACTAAACGATGAAGGATTTGAAGTGCCAGCTTATATAAAAGAATTAATAATTGTAGAAAACAATAAAATATCAGAATCATATATTGATGAAATAAATAAAAACAATATTGAAGATAACGAAAAGACAATAAAAAACGATATGACAAACATATA
This genomic window contains:
- a CDS encoding S-adenosylmethionine:tRNA ribosyltransferase-isomerase, with protein sequence MIAEKNILLDDYNYELPDNRIAKYPLKQKDKSKLLVFKNGTITDNNFENIADYFSDNSLIVFNNTKVIQARLEFEKETGAKIEIFCLEPYFPSEYVSAFQQKGKCSWKCIVGNLKKWKNQSLVKPFYFNNELYSLKAEKIKSKNNSQIIEFTWDKKLTFSEVLENIGVTPIPPYLNRKAEESDKSNYQTIYSKYKGSVAAPTAGLHFTKKVFENLEKKNIKNTELTLHVGAGTFIPVKSKIIGGHVMHTEHFMVKIENLKIILKNIKNIVAVGTTTVRTLESIYWLGVKIIKNPQINPENLSISQWEVYEFDESISSEKALKSMLNYMIKHERNVLFASTQIIIVTGYDFKIVKTLITNFHQPKSTLLLLVSAFIGENWKNVYKYALDNNFRFLSYGDSCLFFNQIGEEDVTFQ